In Synergistaceae bacterium, the following proteins share a genomic window:
- a CDS encoding 2-hydroxyacyl-CoA dehydratase family protein, with protein sequence MHDIEALFEAMRNAIPAGPVKIKEAVDSGKKVVGCYCAFTPYEVIRAAGAIPVSLCSTSDKPIAAGEEHLPRNLCPLIKSSYGFALTDTCPYFHFCDMVIGETTCDGKKKMYELLDRLRPTHVMQLPQTYFGVDALNVWQAEIESLARKLETALGVTITEDDLSREIKRRNEERRVMEDFYELSKLNPPLLSGQELHLVNEFFKISFGDPRALDMIRELRTKLQENWEAGERRVSAGKQRIVVTGCPTGKSLEKVFSAIEENGGVIVAFENCGGIKPNYEMVNEALPPYEALAVKYLGIPCSCMSPNPKRLDLLETLVDEYKANGVVDIILQACHTYNVESFLVRERITAQGGKGVSYISVETDYSQNDVEQLSTRMGAFMEMIA encoded by the coding sequence ATGCACGATATTGAGGCTCTGTTCGAGGCCATGCGCAACGCGATACCTGCTGGTCCGGTAAAAATAAAAGAGGCAGTGGACTCAGGTAAGAAGGTGGTGGGTTGCTACTGCGCGTTCACCCCATACGAGGTGATTCGCGCGGCGGGCGCCATTCCCGTCTCTCTTTGCAGTACCAGCGACAAGCCCATCGCGGCGGGTGAAGAACATCTACCCCGCAACCTCTGTCCTCTGATCAAGTCGAGTTACGGCTTTGCCCTGACCGACACTTGCCCTTATTTCCACTTCTGCGACATGGTTATAGGGGAAACGACCTGCGATGGCAAGAAGAAGATGTACGAGCTGCTGGATCGTCTGCGCCCGACTCACGTGATGCAGCTTCCCCAGACGTATTTCGGCGTGGATGCTCTGAACGTTTGGCAAGCCGAGATCGAGAGTCTGGCACGCAAGCTGGAGACAGCGCTGGGCGTGACGATCACCGAGGATGATCTGAGCCGCGAGATAAAAAGACGCAACGAAGAGCGCCGCGTGATGGAAGATTTTTACGAGCTTTCGAAGCTGAATCCTCCTCTTCTTTCGGGTCAAGAGCTGCACCTTGTCAACGAGTTTTTCAAAATCTCTTTTGGTGATCCCCGTGCTTTGGATATGATTCGAGAATTGAGGACGAAGCTCCAGGAGAACTGGGAGGCAGGCGAGCGCCGCGTTTCAGCCGGCAAACAGCGGATTGTCGTCACCGGTTGCCCCACGGGGAAGAGCCTAGAAAAAGTTTTCAGCGCCATCGAGGAAAACGGCGGAGTGATTGTGGCCTTCGAAAACTGCGGTGGGATCAAACCGAATTACGAGATGGTGAATGAAGCTCTTCCTCCTTACGAGGCGCTGGCCGTCAAATATTTGGGCATTCCCTGTTCCTGCATGTCTCCTAATCCCAAACGTCTCGACCTGCTGGAGACCTTGGTCGACGAATACAAAGCAAACGGGGTAGTGGACATTATTCTTCAGGCCTGCCACACCTATAATGTGGAGAGTTTCCTGGTCCGTGAGCGGATAACGGCCCAAGGTGGAAAAGGCGTTTCCTACATCTCGGTGGAGACGGATTATTCACAGAACGACGTGGAACAGCTTTCTACCCGTATGGGCGCGTTCATGGAAATGATCGCCTGA
- a CDS encoding acyl-CoA dehydratase activase: protein MFFKKNFQIGVDIGSTAAKAIVLDEDGAILYKAVIPTGWSSVGAAKELREDMERSGIDVTETRVVATGYGRVSVPYASKTVTEISCHAQGVFRLLGRDCTVVDIGGQDTKVISLSNGRVAGFLMNDKCAAGTGRFLEIMANTLAVDLLGLFALAERGGGVTISAMCAVFAESEVIGLIGSGRAKEDIAFAICESIVTRVAALCGKQGRGREFFLSGGLYESEYLRKRLSERLQAPVTTDPLARWAGALGAAILAGRLD, encoded by the coding sequence ATGTTTTTCAAAAAAAACTTTCAAATTGGCGTGGACATTGGTTCCACGGCCGCGAAAGCTATCGTGCTTGATGAAGACGGCGCCATCCTGTATAAAGCAGTTATCCCGACGGGATGGAGTAGCGTCGGCGCGGCGAAGGAGTTGCGGGAGGACATGGAAAGGAGCGGAATCGACGTAACGGAAACGCGGGTTGTGGCCACGGGTTACGGACGTGTTTCCGTTCCCTACGCCTCGAAGACCGTCACAGAGATCAGTTGTCACGCGCAGGGGGTGTTTCGCCTTCTCGGACGCGACTGTACAGTCGTCGATATAGGCGGCCAGGACACGAAGGTCATCTCTCTGTCGAACGGCAGAGTCGCGGGATTTCTGATGAACGACAAGTGCGCGGCGGGCACCGGGCGTTTTCTAGAGATCATGGCCAATACTCTGGCCGTGGATTTGCTGGGGCTCTTCGCTCTCGCGGAGCGGGGCGGCGGAGTGACCATCAGCGCAATGTGCGCGGTGTTCGCCGAAAGCGAGGTCATCGGTCTGATTGGAAGCGGAAGAGCGAAGGAAGACATCGCCTTTGCGATCTGTGAATCTATTGTGACGCGTGTGGCGGCGCTGTGCGGAAAGCAGGGCAGGGGCCGGGAATTTTTTCTATCCGGAGGGCTTTATGAAAGCGAATACCTCCGGAAAAGACTCTCGGAAAGATTGCAAGCGCCTGTGACCACGGATCCCCTGGCTCGCTGGGCTGGCGCGTTGGGCGCGGCAATACTAGCGGGAAGGCTCGATTGA